ggtggagtcaagaaaccacatagatacaggccaggaacagtcgctctccgagaaatcaggagataccagaagagcacagagctcctcatcaggaaactccccttccagagattagtccgTGAAATCGCCCAGGACTTCAAAACTGATCTCCGATTCCAGAGTTCAGCCGTCATGGCCCTACAGGAAGCCAGCGAAGCCTACTTGGTCGGTCTCTTCGAGGATACCAACTTGTGCGCAATTCACGCCAAGAGAGTAACCATCATGCCAAAGGATATCCAATTGGCCcgaagaatccgtggagaacgtgcttaagaagtgtgatttttttcaccaaaacataacggcccttttcagggccaccaatatttttcaaaaagaatctataaattgttgtacatgaaaattagaaacatagctgaacccctcttttccccatctctctctctcttttatttcttcttgttgaatccatctatatgcaaagcaatacatagacaaaaaataaattttatgaaatatatacacacaagtctcatcacaaaaaaaaaggggggtgtttgtttatcatggtacatgtatgtccttgtgtgtagaatattaaatagtacattatataaaaaaaagatcaacatatgaatgtttctatctgttcttctgttcttttcttttcttcgcttgttttgtcttgtcttcttttgatgtattatttacaccaggagtctagaccaaagaaagagaaccaccaactggccaaaatataacctttttttttttaagttagagtGTAAATATCTtgtataattcattaatttgaatatttcttttagaaaagctgatattacagggtacttttatcaaaaatttagagctctttttcagtcagaattgtaaagaaaatttttatcatgtatgtagtaatatattttgtccactttagagtcttgtcttgctgctagtttacaaaatcatgaaatttctatttaaattaatataatttcggtacgggtccaagtagtccccacaaaatttcactgtaggaagtccatgtaagcatatatcttgcacttataagcttttttatatgataaaaagtagttttcagacttattataaacttttctggctAAAAGATGTCTTCAGAATAGTAAGTACATGTGTgcgcattaacatttttattggattggctgatgaaattgtcatcgtcatactgtggataaatatagaatggcgtttaaaaataaaactgaaaggaAGATGCACACATAAGAAGTTTTACCCGCAGTCAGGGGCATCTCTTTTCTTCACTGTAAtacctaaaagaaaaaaatctttaatagtaataacaataacagttttattcatacattctctcatttatgatctgaagtacctgcagcagatctttgatggatggcaagcacagctttgacagatgatgttgagttatgaaagacaggtagaaaactgcaagcatgtaaaatcctgtgatgtatccaatttctgggtacatcaagtagacaaatagataaccagtattcctagatatgtctgtgaggttttttttttcccaactaaattccattccattaagttgaaatgtgtattgacattgaatgaaaatatctgttcagagaaagcaaataattatctttataattttgactgtctaaagtgattttcatttatcatttatttatcatacttttctatcttaaaatgaaaacttttccacattttggaactttttttttgtctccttcagtcatttttattccgattgaaagtttttttctgttcaataatagttttttcttaaaaatttactgtctgatatgaattattatatttttcagacctagaatgaaaaagtggattgaaagtgtacacagtttaaggcagtacggagttacctcccggaataaaacaacgtaagccaatcagacaacagttaactgaaaatgtgtgatacttcttttacggccgcgttggtgatatataaagagtcgctgttagacggaaagtattatttaactaatcaccacaaatagttaaacatgtcaggcagaggaaaaggaggtaaaggtctaggaaaaggaggcgccaagcgtcacaggaaggtgttgcgtgataacatccaaggtatcaccaagccagccatccgtcgtttagcaagaagaggtggagtAAAACGTATATCTGGACTCATCTATGAGGAAACCCGCGGTGTCCTTAAAGTTttcttggaaaatgtcatccgtgatgctgtcacatacacagagcacgccaagaggaagactgtcactgccatggatgttgtctacgctttgaaacgtcaaggacgtaccttgtacggattcggaggttaaacagccacccGGCTAATAtcaacaacggcccttttcagggccaccaacatttttcaaaaagaatcttagatttgttgtacatcgttttaagctaaatcttgaaatcaaagcttgctcccacttctattcttttctgtaatgttcatgaatttttcaaccgttttcttgttttccctgatcctgatccgcaactattttctctctctctcgttatccccccccccccctttttttttaatatctggctttctttttaattaacttccttactcttactcttgtatttatttgagaatttatatttctgaagGTTTATGAATACGTTCAAAGATCAACAAGTCCGTGCATTTGCCTACATGAagagagaaaatttcaaaacaaatgcacggacttttacacacaaaatctgtagattctgttatattcaattataaaGTTTTTGCGTGGTTTAAGATTAGGTAATGTTCTTGTTTCCGTGTAAAATAATtctcgcaatattttttttctcccgaaaagcaaaagaaatcgtaaatttatcaactctattaattggaatgaaagcactgttttgttcttcatgatttatgtatttacgctttgcagttttgacaaattaaatactacagaatgagtgaaatacacgtatatttgttatacagatagaaagaagagaaaagtaaccatatactattgaaatagtttgaaagtagttatagctgggggttgggatttatagctttgtttagaagtttgacatgatgtacaacaaatgtaaattctttttgaaaaatgttggtggccctgaaaagggccgtttgtgaagttataaacttcagactgtttacttgctgctggtgtatttggtgacggctttggtaccttcactgacagcgtgcttggccaattctccgggtaagagaagacggacagcggtctggatctcccgggatgtgatggtagatcttttGTTGTAGTGTGCCAATCGGGAAGCCTCTGCTGCGATTCTCTCGAATATATCGTTGACGAAGCTGTTCATGATGGACATTGCCTTTGAGGACACTCCGGTGTCGGGGTGAacttgtctcaagactttgtagatgtagatagcataggattcacgtctcttcctcctccttttcttgtcaccgccgggtctggcagtctttgccttggtgacggccttcttggctcctttagttcctactttgggtggcatgttactggtttgataatcaaataagtaatggtgaaaaattattttcaatttgtttatatactgggcaaaacggattgaaagattttCTTGAACGCGAACCTCGGAGAGAGCACCCATAACATGTTGAATGTTCGGTAGCCTAACTGCCCGCAGAGAGCTTCGTTCTGATTggtgtataataaaaacatcgttcaatccgtttagtgggtatataagctaaattttaaagaaaaattgtatcactttactcagtgtcgatcaaccaaatagaacaaaatgtcaggacgaggaaaaggaggaaaagcaaaagcaaaggcaaagtctaggtcatcccgtgccggacttcagttcccagtcggtcgtatccacagacttttgaggaaaggaaactatgccgagagagttggtgccggtgCACCAGTGTACCTCGCAGCTGTCCtagaatacttagcagctgaagtattggagttggcaggaaacgccgctcgtgacaacaagaagagcagaatcattccccgtcatctccagttggccatcagaaacgacgaagagttgaacaaactcttgtctggtgtcaccattgcccagggaggtgttctaccaaacatccaggctgtacttctaccaaagaagacccagaaagctgccaagtaaaaagtggatatatcagattactcacttaacaacggcccttttcagggccaccaatattttcaaaagagtctaaaattgttgtacatcttagtaatactttattccccatacataattaaaaaaatatattctactacataacaaataaaaaatgtctaaaatatagaTGTCCCTTCTTCCGTGATTCTTCTTTCTTCTCTCTCTAACGCATCCCATTTTAAGTAcagttcttatagcataacactaagtcTAGTAACTTTTTCAGTCTTCTTCATCAGAACATTTATTGTCGTACTTTCTGACTCTTTGAACCCACTAGTAGCTCAGTTAAATCATATAAAGTTTGTCGGGGAAAAAAAACActgatagtatttatatttaatactagtcTGCTCTCTTCTTTCTCTCTCTTGGTTATTGATGCGAGCATGCTTAGATTCATCTGAGaaggtgtgtgtttttttattattataatttatttatagttttgttAACAGTATCTCTTCGTCaacacttttatatatgatatgtactttccattcttttccttttccattttttcagcatctctctctctctctctctctctctctctctctctctctctctctctctctctctctctctctctctctctctctctctctctctctctcctctctcctctctctctctctctctatctatctctctctctctctctgtctttctgtctttatttatttatttattatttatttatttatttattgtttgtgtattaaaGATGTGGAATCGATGTAAGCACACCGACAATCAGACAATGTGACAAATGTGCCAAGCCCAAacgaaaatcataccacatcttctttttttatattaaaatatacataaatatgacataatacaacaataaagaaactcagccgatccgtacaatgtcatgtcgggaat
This DNA window, taken from Mytilus edulis unplaced genomic scaffold, xbMytEdul2.2 SCAFFOLD_1419, whole genome shotgun sequence, encodes the following:
- the LOC139505202 gene encoding histone H3, which produces MARTKQTARKSTGGKAPRKQLATKAARKSAPATGGVKKPHRYRPGTVALREIRRYQKSTELLIRKLPFQRLVREIAQDFKTDLRFQSSAVMALQEASEAYLVGLFEDTNLCAIHAKRVTIMPKDIQLARRIRGERA
- the LOC139505212 gene encoding histone H4 — translated: MSGRGKGGKGLGKGGAKRHRKVLRDNIQGITKPAIRRLARRGGVKRISGLIYEETRGVLKVFLENVIRDAVTYTEHAKRKTVTAMDVVYALKRQGRTLYGFGG
- the LOC139505211 gene encoding histone H2A, with the translated sequence MSGRGKGGKAKAKAKSRSSRAGLQFPVGRIHRLLRKGNYAERVGAGAPVYLAAVLEYLAAEVLELAGNAARDNKKSRIIPRHLQLAIRNDEELNKLLSGVTIAQGGVLPNIQAVLLPKKTQKAAK